A DNA window from Verrucomicrobiia bacterium contains the following coding sequences:
- the mnmA gene encoding tRNA 2-thiouridine(34) synthase MnmA, translating to MKDLILAAMSGGVDSTVAACMLASEGHPVVGVTMKLWDYSKVGGDVHLDGRCCSLESMADARQAAVRFGFPHYVLDFQKPFFEAVISDFTSEYISGRTPNPCVQCNRFIKFRALWEKARLYGAMKIATGHYARIEFSEERERFILMKAADLSRDQSYFLWGQTQEELSKTLFPLGEMTKAEVRQKGREMGLSAANKPESREICFVPDGNYGRFVSEFAGASGAGPIIGPDGREVGAHDGVYHYTIGQRHGLGISFGQPVYVKKIDPSRRAVYLAYDSELWKRAFIVQEVNWVSIAAPKKKINVSVRIRYLAKEKPASITPLGEGKAEVIFDAPERAITPGQSAVFYDGDLVLGGGIIEQVIDD from the coding sequence TTGAAGGATTTGATTTTAGCCGCCATGTCCGGCGGCGTCGATTCCACCGTGGCCGCCTGTATGCTGGCTTCCGAAGGACATCCGGTCGTTGGTGTTACGATGAAGCTCTGGGATTATTCCAAAGTCGGCGGCGATGTCCATCTGGATGGCCGTTGCTGTTCTTTGGAATCGATGGCGGATGCCCGCCAGGCGGCGGTACGCTTCGGCTTCCCGCATTACGTTCTGGATTTTCAGAAGCCGTTCTTCGAGGCGGTGATTTCCGATTTCACCTCGGAGTATATTTCCGGCCGCACCCCCAATCCCTGCGTGCAGTGCAACCGTTTCATCAAGTTCCGCGCCCTGTGGGAAAAGGCGCGCCTGTACGGCGCAATGAAAATCGCCACGGGGCACTATGCCCGAATTGAATTCTCGGAGGAACGGGAACGGTTCATCTTGATGAAGGCCGCCGATTTGTCCCGCGACCAGAGCTATTTTCTCTGGGGACAGACGCAGGAAGAACTTTCTAAAACCCTCTTTCCACTTGGCGAGATGACCAAAGCCGAGGTACGCCAAAAAGGACGGGAGATGGGACTGTCCGCCGCCAACAAGCCGGAAAGCCGGGAAATCTGTTTCGTCCCGGACGGCAACTATGGGCGCTTTGTTTCCGAATTTGCTGGCGCATCCGGAGCCGGCCCTATAATCGGGCCGGACGGCCGGGAGGTCGGTGCGCATGATGGCGTTTACCACTATACTATCGGCCAGCGCCACGGGTTGGGCATTTCCTTCGGCCAGCCGGTTTATGTCAAAAAAATTGACCCGTCCCGCAGGGCTGTCTATCTTGCCTACGACTCCGAGCTTTGGAAGCGGGCTTTTATTGTTCAGGAAGTGAATTGGGTATCGATTGCTGCGCCGAAAAAGAAAATAAACGTTTCGGTTCGAATCCGCTACCTCGCCAAAGAAAAGCCGGCGAGTATAACCCCGCTTGGTGAAGGGAAGGCGGAAGTGATATTCGATGCCCCCGAACGGGCGATTACCCCCGGCCAGTCGGCGGTTTTTTATGACGGCGATTTGGTTCTTGGGGGCGGCATCATTGAGCAGGTTATAGACGATTGA
- a CDS encoding metal-dependent hydrolase: MAKLTWFGHAAFLLETGQYKILIDPFITGNPVTPVKAEELQATHILVSHGHGDHLGDTVAIAKRTKATVIGPFELAEGYCGSKRCNVHPMHIGGSHAFPFGRVKLTIAHHGSGDQIDGEMLYLGNPCGFVVTVEGKNLYHAGDTALFMDMQLIGQMNPLEVALLPIGDNFTMGPEDAVKAVEFLKPKTVVPMHYSTWDIIKQDPKSFASKIKGSKVVILEPGKSLEF; the protein is encoded by the coding sequence ATGGCCAAGCTTACCTGGTTCGGACACGCCGCTTTTCTTTTGGAAACGGGTCAGTACAAAATTCTTATTGACCCGTTTATCACCGGAAACCCCGTAACCCCGGTCAAGGCGGAAGAGCTTCAAGCCACTCATATTCTGGTCTCCCACGGCCACGGCGACCATTTAGGCGACACCGTGGCGATCGCCAAACGGACCAAAGCCACGGTTATCGGCCCCTTCGAATTGGCAGAGGGGTACTGCGGATCCAAAAGGTGCAACGTTCATCCGATGCATATCGGTGGCAGCCACGCCTTTCCCTTCGGCCGGGTGAAGCTGACCATTGCCCACCACGGCTCGGGGGATCAAATAGACGGAGAAATGCTCTACTTGGGCAATCCCTGCGGGTTTGTGGTCACGGTGGAAGGGAAAAATCTCTACCACGCCGGCGACACGGCCCTTTTCATGGATATGCAGCTCATCGGCCAGATGAATCCCTTGGAAGTGGCCCTTCTCCCCATCGGCGACAATTTCACGATGGGGCCGGAGGACGCCGTCAAGGCCGTGGAATTTTTGAAACCCAAAACCGTCGTGCCGATGCACTACAGCACTTGGGATATAATCAAACAGGACCCCAAATCCTTCGCCTCCAAGATTAAGGGTTCCAAAGTGGTGATTCTGGAACCCGGAAAGTCGCTGGAATTTTGA
- a CDS encoding AsmA family protein, with product MKKLLKGVLWIFGGLLLFWIAGAAVLYFYFTKERILALVLPKAQQALQRPVSVGDASFSAWGKIKLNLTDVKVRNKPGFNDSLLFSAQKIAVAVKILPLLKKQIEITSLELGAPVVSYEVRPSGKSNVADWFVPSTDTQKTKGGGAVFLLVENLALSNGQLRYRNDSTGTILFLSRLNWESKSAYREEEKKLDFSGKLTSGLVRYRSPKQKFETDKLVPEIAYNFGYSLEQDKMEFRSASFRFGQIALLASGELSGLRGKKKGRFDIKSEEFSAAELKESFAAFLPAAAKEWKLAGKGRVSGQIRFASPVQGQLGVVVNGFELSAPEVKEKIRIEKLETKVDLGEKRLNLTTSNGFWGGEPFRVDLSVQDWEKQNVVLDLKGKLNLAVLPGLLNMAETKLSGELSPDISLSGSAKNKESFSLNGRLIVKNVEYSSSKSKYPISDLNADIGFSGKDISQLKLALKAGRSDISIDGKVANAVAWAATKRKVPASATFEFRSQFLDLDQLMPPPERLPNGKVKVDTVPLPDWNGSGSISIGKGVINKLPFSNFRSPVKIDDGVIRMNGFKMDMLNGKVEGDLTRNMVDLSRPEFDVKIQASDIEANELFSAVTPLKGTVFGKMNLSGNFSGAGLVASEIMRSMSANGNWNIDSGKLVRFGPLAKLGEKLGQDWKKELPLKNLKALFRMQDGRLIFNPLNFGLPLGDFKSTGTLGLDGVLDFVVDSRITPEAAERFGLPPALLEMMKDPQGKIPVSFALTGTGADPKINLSLPGAQQKKESLLEEKKEELKEKGSELLKRLKPK from the coding sequence ATGAAAAAGCTGCTCAAGGGAGTCCTCTGGATTTTCGGCGGGCTCCTTTTGTTCTGGATTGCCGGAGCCGCGGTTTTATATTTTTACTTCACCAAGGAACGAATTTTGGCTTTGGTTTTGCCCAAGGCACAACAGGCCCTCCAGCGGCCGGTTTCCGTGGGGGACGCCTCCTTTTCCGCCTGGGGAAAAATCAAGCTCAATTTGACCGACGTCAAAGTAAGAAATAAGCCCGGGTTCAATGATTCGTTGTTGTTTTCCGCCCAAAAAATCGCCGTGGCGGTCAAAATTCTGCCCCTTTTGAAAAAACAGATTGAGATAACCTCGCTGGAACTGGGCGCTCCGGTGGTCAGCTACGAGGTTCGCCCCAGCGGCAAAAGCAACGTCGCCGACTGGTTCGTCCCTTCCACCGATACGCAAAAAACGAAGGGGGGCGGTGCTGTTTTTCTCCTGGTTGAAAATCTGGCGCTCTCCAACGGTCAGCTTCGCTACCGCAACGACTCCACCGGCACCATTTTGTTCCTTTCCCGATTGAACTGGGAAAGCAAATCGGCCTATCGGGAAGAAGAGAAGAAGCTCGACTTTTCCGGCAAGCTGACTTCCGGGCTGGTTCGCTACCGCTCCCCCAAACAAAAATTTGAAACGGACAAGCTGGTGCCGGAGATTGCGTACAATTTCGGGTATTCGCTAGAACAGGATAAAATGGAGTTTCGCAGCGCCTCCTTCCGCTTCGGCCAGATAGCCCTTCTGGCCTCCGGCGAGCTCTCCGGCCTGCGCGGGAAGAAAAAAGGCCGCTTCGACATCAAATCGGAGGAATTTTCGGCCGCCGAGCTGAAGGAAAGCTTCGCCGCCTTTCTGCCAGCCGCCGCCAAAGAGTGGAAACTTGCTGGAAAAGGGAGAGTAAGTGGTCAGATTCGTTTCGCTTCCCCCGTGCAGGGGCAGTTGGGTGTGGTGGTGAACGGCTTCGAGCTTTCCGCACCCGAGGTTAAGGAAAAAATCAGAATTGAAAAGCTGGAAACGAAAGTCGATTTGGGGGAAAAACGGCTGAATTTGACCACCTCCAACGGTTTCTGGGGCGGAGAGCCGTTTCGCGTCGACCTGTCCGTCCAGGACTGGGAAAAACAGAATGTTGTTTTGGATTTGAAGGGGAAATTGAACCTGGCCGTTCTGCCCGGGCTTTTGAATATGGCCGAGACCAAACTCTCCGGCGAACTTTCCCCCGATATCTCACTCTCCGGCTCGGCCAAGAACAAAGAGTCGTTTAGTTTGAACGGCCGGCTGATCGTAAAGAACGTGGAATATTCCTCTTCCAAATCAAAATACCCAATCAGTGATTTGAACGCCGACATCGGTTTTTCCGGCAAGGATATCAGCCAGCTCAAGCTGGCCCTCAAGGCCGGCCGCTCGGACATTTCCATTGACGGCAAAGTGGCCAACGCCGTCGCCTGGGCGGCCACTAAGCGAAAAGTGCCTGCCTCCGCAACCTTCGAATTCCGTTCGCAGTTTCTGGACTTAGACCAGCTTATGCCGCCGCCGGAGCGGTTGCCCAACGGCAAAGTTAAGGTGGACACCGTTCCCCTTCCGGACTGGAACGGCTCGGGCAGTATCTCCATTGGCAAAGGAGTCATCAATAAGCTCCCTTTTTCCAATTTCCGATCGCCAGTTAAAATCGACGACGGCGTCATCCGTATGAATGGATTCAAAATGGATATGCTAAACGGTAAGGTGGAAGGGGATTTGACCCGCAATATGGTTGATCTATCCCGGCCGGAGTTCGACGTCAAAATTCAAGCCAGCGACATCGAGGCCAACGAGCTGTTCTCCGCCGTCACCCCGCTCAAGGGTACGGTGTTCGGTAAAATGAATCTTTCCGGCAATTTCTCTGGCGCCGGCCTGGTCGCCTCCGAAATCATGCGCTCGATGTCCGCCAACGGCAACTGGAACATCGATTCCGGCAAGCTGGTCCGCTTCGGCCCTTTGGCCAAACTCGGTGAAAAATTGGGGCAGGACTGGAAAAAGGAACTCCCGCTTAAAAATCTAAAGGCTCTTTTCCGGATGCAGGACGGCCGACTCATATTCAATCCGCTCAATTTCGGCCTGCCCTTGGGGGATTTCAAATCGACCGGTACGCTGGGGTTGGACGGGGTTTTGGACTTTGTTGTGGATTCCCGGATCACCCCCGAAGCGGCCGAGCGCTTCGGTCTGCCGCCGGCCCTTTTGGAAATGATGAAAGACCCGCAGGGCAAAATCCCGGTCTCCTTCGCCCTGACCGGCACCGGCGCCGACCCGAAAATCAATCTATCCCTCCCCGGCGCTCAGCAGAAAAAAGAAAGCTTGCTTGAAGAGAAAAAAGAGGAACTTAAAGAGAAGGGAAGCGAACTTTTAAAGCGACTAAAGCCGAAATAA
- a CDS encoding lysophospholipid acyltransferase family protein: MHRLKHLFEFLVLDVVGLLFACLPRDSAAWLGRKFGAIYYRLSPFRRRVAETNLELAGLSPSLAKGAFENVGLTIAEFARFRRLDKNFFESRFEGKDIEHLREAARGGKGVVLVTGHFGNWELIGAYIRQSGFPLDVVVKEQRNPFVDRWTDKNRMRQGGGIIKTGIATRAVVRSFSEGRLVAFVSDQYVGEDGILVNFMGRPTTVSKGPAAFAVRLGLPIIVGFLVRTGPWKFKPVIFPALLPNPSANREEEILRLTQAYTSLLEELVRKHPDHYLWMHRKWKNLVDYKTGVFKSASPIQGEKKILF; this comes from the coding sequence ATGCACAGACTTAAACACCTTTTTGAATTTCTCGTATTAGATGTCGTTGGCCTGCTTTTTGCCTGCTTGCCAAGAGACTCTGCCGCTTGGCTGGGTCGAAAGTTTGGCGCCATTTATTACCGGCTTTCCCCCTTCCGCCGCCGGGTGGCGGAAACCAATCTTGAACTTGCGGGATTGAGCCCGTCTTTGGCTAAAGGCGCCTTTGAAAACGTGGGGCTGACGATTGCGGAATTCGCCCGCTTCCGGCGACTGGATAAGAATTTCTTTGAAAGCCGGTTTGAGGGGAAAGATATTGAGCATTTGCGAGAAGCGGCAAGAGGAGGGAAGGGAGTCGTTCTGGTAACCGGCCATTTCGGCAATTGGGAGCTTATCGGGGCCTACATCCGCCAGTCCGGTTTTCCCCTTGATGTAGTGGTAAAAGAACAGCGTAATCCTTTCGTTGACCGCTGGACTGACAAGAATAGAATGCGGCAGGGAGGGGGCATCATCAAAACCGGCATTGCCACCCGCGCCGTGGTGCGTTCTTTTTCCGAAGGCCGGCTGGTCGCCTTCGTTTCCGACCAATACGTCGGCGAAGACGGCATTTTGGTCAACTTTATGGGCCGGCCTACAACCGTTTCCAAAGGCCCGGCCGCTTTTGCCGTGCGGTTGGGGCTTCCCATCATCGTCGGTTTTCTCGTGCGCACGGGGCCATGGAAATTCAAACCGGTGATTTTCCCCGCACTTTTGCCGAACCCTTCTGCCAACCGGGAAGAGGAGATTCTGCGTCTGACCCAGGCGTACACATCCCTGTTGGAGGAACTGGTGCGAAAGCATCCCGACCATTACCTCTGGATGCACCGCAAATGGAAAAATCTGGTCGATTATAAAACCGGCGTTTTCAAATCCGCCTCGCCCATCCAAGGGGAGAAAAAAATACTTTTCTGA